The proteins below are encoded in one region of Oncorhynchus kisutch isolate 150728-3 linkage group LG14, Okis_V2, whole genome shotgun sequence:
- the LOC109904338 gene encoding SRA stem-loop-interacting RNA-binding protein, mitochondrial, whose translation MASSKKVFEVFVSKIPWTIASKDMKEYFGQFGQVKKCLLPFDKETGFHRGFCWIGYTSEEGLHNALQKDQHMLEGATLQVQRNRKVFAGQKTNKEVLEGQKTNKEVLEGW comes from the exons ATGGCATCGTCTAAGAAGGTTTTTGAGGTGTTTGTGTCTAAAATACCATGGACCATTGCAAGCA AGGACATGAAGGAGTACTTTGGGCAGTTTGGGCAAGTCAAGAAATGCCTACTTCCTTTT GACAAGGAGACAGGATTCCACAGAGGCTTCTGCTGGATCGGCTACACGTCCGAGGAAGGCCTGCACAATGCTCTCCAGAAAGACCAACACATGCTGGAGGGAGCCACG CTTCAAGTTCAAAGAAACAGAAAAGTGTTTGCGGGACAGAAGACCAACAAAGAGGTGTTGGAGGGACAGAAGACAAACAAAGAGGTGTTGGAGGGATGGTGA